A genomic stretch from Lathyrus oleraceus cultivar Zhongwan6 chromosome 2, CAAS_Psat_ZW6_1.0, whole genome shotgun sequence includes:
- the LOC127120584 gene encoding uncharacterized protein LOC127120584 gives MSSLSCPSEPPDVGNWFSSYEYESPNLDSNFTLEESSFGKRKSLHIDEEQEGAQDEEAVREKLVQCNEDRCLTKNMDSCSSCSLFSEPPNIRNWFSSYNYESSAFDTCSLLNDEEVSDGNRCVEERFDFKVINKDEAKTEIVQPEVCVEHNSSFDVSYGMKKNINTANTSHLEKILQPCMQVKELQHSLGSTKHNEMVNRNRGSPGCNGEAHFMSLNTHTSAMRPPNLVQKNGTEEAKSKVEIQAEKLDINTGLSKSFLAGRSACTGNKENDGFVTTRKKSSTRANGENSWKKPEKTLLQCSTSTGTVPQACEKRNVAKRKALTEATNLQQSNAIEITGKWQCPQKRKPDKGPALKQLRLERWVHKVEKVSPQ, from the exons TG AGCCTCCTGATGTTGGAAATTGGTTCTCAAGCTATGAATATGAGTCTCCCAATCTGGATTCCAATTTCACTCTCGAAGAATCCTCTTTTGGAAAACGCAAATCCCTGCATATAGATGAAGAACAAGAAGGGGCTCAAGATGAAGAGGCTGTTAGAGAGAAGCTAGTACAATGTAATGAAGATCGGTGTTTGACCAAG AATATGGATTCTTGCAGTTCATGCTCACTCTTCTCTG AGCCTCCAAATATCAGAAACTGGTTCTCAAGCTACAATTACGAGTCTTCAGCGTTTGATACATGTAGTCTTTTAAACGACGAAGAGGTTTCTGACGGGAATAGGTGTGTGGAGGAGAGGTTTGATTTTAAAGTCATAAATAAAGATGAAGCCAAGACCGAGATTGTGCAGCCGGAAGTTTGTGTTGAACACAATAGCTCTTTTGATGTTAGTTATGGAATGAAGAAAAATATAAATACTGCCAATACTTCCCATTTGGAAAAGATTTTGCAGCCATGCATGCAAGTTAAGGAACTGCAACACAGTCTTGGTTCAACCAAGCATAATGAGATGGTGAACCGGAATCGTGGAAGTCCTGGTTGTAATGGAGAAGCACATTTTATGTCATTGAACACTCATACAAGTGCAATGAGACCTCCAAATCTGGTACAAAAAAATGGTACAGAAGAAGCGAAATCAAAAGTTGAAATCCAAGCTGAGAAACTTGACATTAACACAGGTTTATCTAAAAGCTTCTTGGCAGGCAGGTCAGCATGTACtggaaataaagaaaatgatgGTTTTGTTACAACAAGGAAGAAAAGTAGCACCAGAGCAAATGGTGAAAATTCTTGGAAGAAACCAGAAAAGACATTATTGCAGTGTTCAACAAGTACAGGAACAGTTCCACAGGCATGTGAAAAGCGCAATGTTGCAAAGAGAAAGGCATTGACAGAAGCAACAAATCTTCAACAATCCAATGCTATTGAGATTACAGGGAAATGGCAATGCCCACAGAAACGTAAACCGGATAAAGGACCTGCTTTGAAGCAACTTAGGCTCGAGCGATGGGTTCACAAGGTTGAAAAGGTCTCCCCTCAATGA